A section of the Marinoscillum sp. 108 genome encodes:
- a CDS encoding TonB-dependent receptor, whose product MKNNYMKREKWRDGLSVMIFQSLLCLSLVLFGSSAIAQDRTVSGVVRDTETGEALPGATVLEKGTSNGTVTDVEGRYNLNVGKDAVLVISFVGYQNLEFTVGAQAVIDANLTLDVSSLQEVVVVGYGTQKKALNTGANLRVDGENIQKLSTTNALQGLQGQAPGVQLSSSSGQPGSGMRVVIRGAGSLSGTGPLYVVDGVLTGDISYLNPADIASVDILKDAASAAIYGSQASNGVVLITTKKGKAGQSRVTFDSYYGVQNVARKADMLNAREYATIMNEAAINSGKLPYFNGGEIDSLAANANSDWMDEMFVNNALTQNYVLGFSGGTDVSNFSSSVSYTSQEGIVGGGEVSNYERYGFRINSERRLFDGILTIGENMSMAYTNTRGIGVGNQYNNTLRSAFNTSPFVPMYDSLGNYWDNSNATWYNGEANPYANMMINNQSEGNGQKLLGNIYAELKPIKGLSFKTRFSLDYYANEGHSYAPEYQLSIYAFRNYTEVGQSLSKGRSILWDNWASYDLNLADHGISFMVGSSVYQFQGSSMYTSNRDAVFVGLKNAYINNTTNTDGANININGGGNDPDHRLSYFGRLNYNFREKYLLNATFRADGSSRFADGNQWGYFPSVSAGWILSEEGFLSSSSLVRYLKLRGSWGQVGNQNAGAYQYLAPISTQNVNYIFGNTEGTLTSGAYPSRLANPALQWETAEQINIGFDSRLINGGLSLSVDWYKKTNKDWLIVAPVLATAGADAPYINGGDVINTGIEVALTYNSSFGDLNYTVGVNGSYNQNKVGEIPTSDGIVHGATNQLFANSLEFYRAQSGYPIGFFWGLETDGIFQNEAEVKAHKSQEGKLVQPAAKPGDVRYVDQNGDGVIDDGDRKEIGNPNPDFIFGLNVALEYHGFDLSVLGSGVAGSQIAQSYRDHSNPYANYTSDILNRWHGEGTSNSVPRVTENASNWVEFSDLYVKNGDYLRINNITIGYDFGKLIPSESFGKLRLYASVLNLYTFTSYNGMDPEVGFGLDNGSTDRFSSGVDLGYYPRPRTYMVGLNVSF is encoded by the coding sequence ATGAAGAACAATTACATGAAGCGTGAGAAATGGAGAGACGGTCTTTCAGTAATGATTTTCCAGTCTCTGCTATGTCTAAGCCTTGTGCTTTTTGGTAGCTCAGCCATAGCACAGGATCGCACAGTGAGCGGTGTAGTTAGAGACACAGAAACGGGTGAAGCATTGCCTGGTGCCACGGTGTTAGAAAAAGGGACCAGTAATGGTACAGTCACCGATGTTGAGGGTAGGTATAATCTCAATGTCGGTAAAGATGCTGTTTTGGTAATTTCATTTGTGGGGTATCAAAACCTGGAATTTACAGTGGGTGCCCAAGCTGTAATAGATGCCAATTTAACACTAGATGTGTCGAGTTTGCAGGAAGTTGTGGTAGTAGGGTATGGTACTCAGAAAAAGGCTCTAAATACTGGAGCGAATCTGAGGGTGGATGGAGAGAACATTCAAAAGCTAAGTACTACCAACGCACTTCAGGGTCTTCAGGGACAGGCACCAGGTGTTCAACTGTCATCTTCATCTGGTCAGCCAGGTTCCGGGATGAGAGTGGTTATCAGAGGGGCTGGATCACTTAGTGGAACTGGCCCTTTATACGTGGTAGATGGGGTTTTGACCGGGGATATATCATACCTGAATCCGGCGGATATTGCCTCGGTGGATATATTGAAGGATGCTGCATCAGCTGCTATCTATGGTTCACAAGCTTCAAACGGTGTGGTACTGATCACCACCAAGAAGGGCAAAGCCGGACAGTCCAGAGTCACATTTGACTCATACTATGGAGTACAGAATGTGGCTAGAAAAGCAGATATGCTGAATGCAAGAGAGTATGCCACTATCATGAACGAAGCAGCTATCAACTCAGGTAAACTACCTTATTTCAACGGAGGAGAAATTGATTCATTGGCAGCTAATGCCAATAGTGATTGGATGGATGAGATGTTTGTGAACAATGCCCTTACTCAAAATTATGTGCTTGGTTTTAGTGGGGGTACTGATGTATCCAACTTTTCATCTTCGGTTTCTTACACAAGTCAGGAAGGCATAGTAGGGGGAGGAGAGGTTTCCAATTATGAACGCTACGGATTCAGGATCAATTCAGAAAGAAGACTTTTTGACGGAATCCTCACGATAGGTGAAAACATGTCTATGGCTTATACCAATACCAGAGGTATTGGGGTTGGCAACCAATACAACAACACCTTGCGATCAGCATTTAATACGAGTCCATTTGTGCCCATGTATGATTCACTTGGAAACTACTGGGACAATAGCAATGCTACCTGGTACAATGGGGAGGCCAATCCTTACGCCAATATGATGATTAACAATCAAAGTGAAGGAAATGGACAAAAGCTCCTGGGGAATATCTATGCTGAATTGAAGCCTATCAAAGGGCTGAGTTTTAAAACCCGATTTAGTTTGGATTACTACGCTAATGAGGGTCATTCGTATGCACCGGAGTATCAGTTGTCTATATACGCTTTCAGAAACTATACAGAGGTAGGGCAGAGCCTTTCCAAAGGAAGGTCAATCCTTTGGGACAACTGGGCGAGTTATGATCTGAATTTGGCCGATCATGGAATTTCCTTCATGGTAGGGTCATCTGTTTACCAGTTTCAGGGTTCGAGTATGTACACCTCCAATAGAGATGCTGTTTTTGTAGGGCTAAAGAATGCCTATATCAACAATACCACAAATACCGATGGGGCCAATATCAACATCAATGGTGGCGGAAACGACCCGGATCACAGGTTGTCATACTTCGGTCGTCTGAATTACAACTTCCGTGAGAAATACCTCCTAAATGCGACCTTCCGTGCTGACGGCTCTTCACGTTTTGCCGATGGCAATCAGTGGGGATATTTTCCCTCAGTAAGTGCCGGGTGGATACTCAGTGAGGAGGGATTCCTTAGCTCTAGCAGCCTGGTTCGCTATTTGAAACTCAGAGGTAGCTGGGGGCAGGTGGGAAACCAAAACGCCGGAGCCTATCAATACCTGGCTCCCATAAGTACCCAAAATGTTAACTATATCTTCGGAAATACGGAAGGCACACTCACCTCAGGAGCATATCCGAGTAGACTGGCCAACCCTGCTTTGCAGTGGGAAACTGCCGAACAAATCAATATTGGTTTCGATTCCCGATTGATCAATGGAGGGTTAAGCCTGAGTGTGGACTGGTATAAGAAGACCAACAAAGACTGGCTGATTGTAGCCCCTGTGCTGGCCACGGCCGGTGCGGATGCCCCTTACATTAATGGTGGCGATGTGATCAACACAGGTATAGAGGTGGCGCTTACCTACAACTCCAGCTTTGGCGACTTGAATTATACGGTTGGTGTCAATGGATCCTATAATCAAAACAAGGTGGGAGAAATCCCCACCAGCGATGGTATCGTGCACGGGGCAACTAATCAATTATTTGCCAATTCTCTGGAGTTTTACAGAGCACAAAGTGGCTATCCTATTGGATTCTTTTGGGGGCTAGAAACTGACGGGATATTCCAAAATGAAGCTGAGGTAAAGGCGCATAAAAGCCAGGAGGGAAAGCTGGTGCAGCCTGCAGCAAAGCCCGGTGATGTACGATATGTCGATCAGAATGGAGATGGCGTAATCGATGATGGGGATCGAAAGGAAATAGGTAATCCAAACCCTGATTTTATTTTTGGGCTCAATGTGGCACTGGAGTATCATGGGTTTGATTTGTCAGTGCTTGGATCTGGAGTAGCCGGCAGCCAAATTGCTCAGTCATACCGTGATCATTCAAATCCATACGCCAACTATACATCCGACATTCTTAACAGATGGCATGGTGAAGGAACGTCCAACAGCGTACCTCGCGTAACGGAAAACGCTTCTAACTGGGTTGAATTCTCAGATCTGTATGTGAAAAATGGAGACTACCTGAGAATTAATAACATAACCATCGGCTATGACTTTGGGAAACTGATACCCAGTGAGAGCTTTGGTAAGCTGAGGTTATATGCTTCAGTTCTGAACCTCTACACATTCACTAGTTACAATGGTATGGATCCTGAGGTAGGCTTTGGGCTGGATAATGGATCAACAGACCGGTTTTCATCAGGTGTAGATCTGGGATACTACCCAAGACCCAGAACATACATGGTAGGTCTAAATGTGTCATTCTAA